The Saccharopolyspora gloriosae genome has a segment encoding these proteins:
- a CDS encoding ABC transporter permease, producing MDGMIHNLYAADVWGAELKTLLSGMMIAVVCSYKGLNAGGGPEGVGRAVNQAVVISFALVWVFNFFFNAIAQGLNPNLMMLR from the coding sequence ATGGACGGCATGATCCACAACCTCTACGCCGCCGACGTGTGGGGCGCGGAGCTGAAAACGCTGCTGAGCGGGATGATGATCGCCGTCGTCTGCAGCTACAAGGGGCTCAACGCCGGCGGCGGTCCGGAGGGCGTCGGGCGTGCCGTCAATCAGGCGGTCGTCATCTCGTTCGCGCTGGTGTGGGTGTTCAACTTCTTCTTCAACGCCATTGCTCAGGGGCTGAACCCCAACCTGATGATGCTGAGATAA